One region of Rhodocaloribacter litoris genomic DNA includes:
- the aat gene encoding leucyl/phenylalanyl-tRNA--protein transferase, with product MDQRLTPELLLYGYRHGIFPMADPRDGDAVYWFDPDPRAVIPLDAFHVPKSLARLVRKGTFEVVTDRDFEGVMRACADRAETWISEEIIQAYVALHRLGHAHSVECRRHGRLAGGLYGVALGGAFFGESMFHRERDASKVALVHLVERLRRGGFVLLDTQYLTPHLARFGAIEIPRAEYRRRLAAALRIDARWQV from the coding sequence ATGGACCAGAGGTTGACCCCGGAGTTGCTCCTGTACGGCTACCGGCACGGTATCTTTCCCATGGCGGATCCCCGCGATGGCGACGCCGTCTACTGGTTCGATCCCGATCCACGGGCCGTGATCCCGCTCGATGCCTTTCACGTGCCGAAGAGCCTGGCCCGGCTGGTACGCAAGGGAACGTTCGAGGTGGTTACGGACCGGGACTTCGAGGGGGTCATGCGGGCCTGCGCCGACCGGGCGGAAACGTGGATTTCGGAAGAGATCATTCAGGCCTATGTGGCGTTACACCGCCTGGGCCATGCCCACAGCGTCGAATGCCGGCGCCATGGCCGGCTGGCTGGCGGGCTTTACGGCGTAGCACTCGGAGGCGCCTTCTTCGGGGAATCGATGTTCCACCGCGAGCGGGACGCCTCGAAGGTGGCGCTCGTCCATCTGGTCGAGCGGCTGCGCCGGGGGGGGTTCGTGTTGCTGGACACCCAGTACCTCACGCCGCACCTGGCCCGTTTCGGTGCCATCGAGATTCCACGGGCCGAATACCGCCGGCGCCTGGCCGCGGCCCTGCGCATCGATGCCCGGTGGCAGGTATGA
- a CDS encoding N-acetylmuramoyl-L-alanine amidase-like domain-containing protein: MRLLSLPVLLLLIGCRPEAAEPPAPVARTAALHAAVVAPPDSATARRFREVMAFARRERLHERPLGEVMQAVGLQFAGAPYVAGLLDEPPEETLVVTLSGFDCVLLVETVLALARGIAVQDYTYEGFTRRLEEQRYRGGRMDGYCSRLHYFTEWIADNERRGLVKDLTRALGGTRLEKRLNFMSTHRESYPRLVQNDSLFEGIREMEHRLAGHVIHYIPQHRIRTVYDRLQAGDIIATATSIEGLDVSHTGLVYDAGDGKKGFLHASTTGGVKVSPDLQAYVENNKIQIGIVVARPIRP; encoded by the coding sequence ATGCGCCTGTTGTCGCTGCCCGTCCTCCTGCTCCTGATCGGCTGCCGGCCCGAGGCTGCCGAGCCGCCCGCCCCGGTCGCCCGCACGGCGGCCCTGCACGCAGCCGTCGTGGCCCCGCCCGACAGCGCCACCGCCCGGCGTTTTCGCGAGGTGATGGCCTTCGCCCGCCGCGAGCGCCTGCACGAACGCCCGCTCGGCGAGGTCATGCAGGCCGTCGGGTTGCAATTCGCCGGCGCCCCCTACGTGGCCGGGTTGCTCGACGAGCCGCCGGAGGAAACCCTGGTGGTCACCCTGAGCGGGTTCGACTGCGTGCTGCTCGTCGAGACGGTGCTGGCGCTGGCCCGGGGCATCGCCGTGCAGGACTACACCTACGAAGGCTTCACGCGCCGCCTGGAAGAGCAACGCTACCGCGGCGGGCGCATGGACGGCTACTGCAGTCGCCTGCACTATTTCACCGAATGGATCGCGGACAACGAACGGCGTGGCCTGGTGAAAGACCTCACACGCGCGCTCGGCGGCACCCGCCTGGAAAAGCGACTCAACTTCATGAGTACCCACCGCGAAAGCTACCCGCGCCTGGTGCAGAACGACAGCCTCTTCGAAGGCATCCGTGAGATGGAGCACCGCCTGGCCGGCCACGTGATCCACTACATCCCGCAACACCGCATCCGCACCGTCTACGACCGCCTCCAGGCCGGCGACATCATCGCCACCGCCACCAGCATCGAAGGCCTCGACGTCTCCCACACCGGCCTGGTCTACGATGCCGGCGACGGGAAAAAGGGCTTCCTGCACGCCTCCACGACCGGCGGCGTCAAGGTTTCTCCGGATCTTCAAGCTTACGTGGAGAACAACAAGATCCAAATCGGCATTGTGGTAGCGCGCCCGATACGACCCTAG
- the pfkA gene encoding 6-phosphofructokinase, protein MELRRIGVFTSGGDAPGMNACVRAVVRTAYTFDLDVIGIRRGYEGMIEGDFVEMDPQSVSNILQKGGTLLKSARSERFRTPEGRARAAEQLRKFGIDGLVGIGGDGTLRGAAIFYEEHGIPIVGCPGTIDNDLFGTDETIGYDTALNTAIENIDRIRDTADAHNRLFLVEVMGRDAGFIALNSGIGGGAELVLIPETFTEMDKVKKRIHSLMSAQSRSSIVVVAEGDELGGAAKIANALRADPRFERIDLRVCILGHTQRGGAPTARDRVLASRLGAAAVEALVEGHTNVMVGIINNEIKLTPTRNVWQRKKTINYELLKLTDLLS, encoded by the coding sequence ATGGAACTCCGACGGATCGGTGTCTTCACCAGCGGCGGCGATGCACCCGGCATGAACGCCTGCGTCCGGGCCGTCGTCCGGACCGCCTACACGTTCGACCTCGACGTCATCGGCATCCGCCGCGGCTACGAGGGGATGATCGAGGGCGACTTCGTGGAGATGGACCCGCAGTCCGTCTCGAACATCCTCCAGAAAGGCGGCACGCTGCTCAAGAGTGCCCGGTCCGAGCGGTTTCGCACCCCGGAAGGCCGGGCCCGGGCCGCCGAACAGCTTCGCAAGTTCGGCATCGACGGCCTCGTCGGGATTGGAGGAGACGGCACCCTGCGCGGGGCCGCCATCTTTTATGAGGAACACGGCATCCCGATCGTCGGTTGCCCCGGTACCATCGACAACGACCTCTTCGGCACCGACGAGACGATCGGCTACGACACGGCGCTCAACACCGCCATCGAAAACATCGACCGCATCCGGGACACGGCCGACGCCCACAACCGGCTGTTCCTGGTCGAGGTCATGGGCCGGGATGCCGGCTTCATCGCGCTCAACAGCGGCATCGGCGGCGGCGCCGAGCTGGTGCTCATCCCGGAGACCTTCACCGAGATGGACAAGGTGAAGAAGCGGATCCACTCGCTGATGTCGGCCCAGTCCCGCTCGTCCATCGTGGTCGTGGCCGAAGGGGATGAACTGGGCGGCGCCGCCAAGATCGCCAACGCCCTGCGTGCCGACCCGCGTTTCGAGCGGATCGACCTCCGCGTCTGCATCCTCGGCCACACCCAGCGTGGCGGCGCCCCGACGGCGCGGGACCGCGTCCTGGCCAGCCGCCTGGGCGCCGCCGCGGTCGAAGCCCTCGTGGAAGGTCACACCAACGTGATGGTGGGCATCATCAACAACGAGATCAAACTCACCCCCACCCGCAACGTCTGGCAACGGAAGAAAACGATCAATTACGAGCTGCTGAAGCTGACCGACCTGCTCAGCTGA
- the ubiE gene encoding bifunctional demethylmenaquinone methyltransferase/2-methoxy-6-polyprenyl-1,4-benzoquinol methylase UbiE yields MKNYPPIEQVQGKKEEVQAMFDAIAPRYDLLNRILSFGIDRRWRRQAVAMLREHQPRRILDVATGTADLAIEALSLDPEKVVGVDISDEMLRIGQEKIERLGLADRITLRKGDAERLPFSDSQFDAVLVAFGVRNFENLEQGLRQIARVLRPGGVLVVLEFSRPRRFPVKQLYRFYARHILPRVGRSLSRNEGAYQYLPDSIAAFPDGPHFLDIMEKAGFKDLRWKPLTFGIASLYKGTT; encoded by the coding sequence ATGAAAAACTACCCCCCGATCGAACAAGTGCAGGGAAAAAAGGAAGAAGTGCAGGCGATGTTCGACGCCATCGCCCCCCGCTACGATCTGCTCAACCGCATCCTCAGTTTCGGCATCGACCGGCGCTGGCGCCGGCAGGCGGTGGCCATGCTGCGCGAACACCAGCCACGCCGCATCCTCGACGTCGCCACCGGCACGGCCGACCTGGCCATCGAGGCCCTCTCCCTCGATCCCGAAAAGGTCGTCGGCGTCGACATCTCGGACGAGATGCTGCGTATCGGGCAGGAAAAGATCGAACGGCTGGGGCTGGCGGACCGCATCACGCTGCGCAAGGGCGACGCCGAGCGGCTGCCCTTCTCCGACTCCCAGTTCGACGCCGTCCTCGTGGCCTTCGGCGTGCGCAATTTCGAAAACCTCGAACAGGGACTTCGCCAGATCGCGCGGGTGCTCCGGCCCGGCGGGGTGCTCGTCGTGCTCGAGTTCAGCCGCCCGCGCCGCTTCCCCGTCAAACAGCTCTATCGTTTCTACGCCCGCCACATCCTGCCGCGCGTCGGCCGCTCGCTCTCCCGAAACGAGGGGGCCTACCAGTACCTGCCCGACTCCATCGCCGCCTTCCCGGACGGGCCGCACTTTCTCGACATCATGGAAAAGGCCGGGTTCAAAGACCTGCGCTGGAAACCCCTCACCTTCGGCATCGCCTCCCTCTACAAGGGAACCACCTGA